Proteins co-encoded in one Leptolyngbya boryana PCC 6306 genomic window:
- a CDS encoding RNA polymerase sigma factor, RpoD/SigA family, which yields MALNSIDLYLQEIGRVPLLTPTQEVEYGKQVQLLVKLQQVREDFIQRLHRNPTMEEWIRAAQLSSSQQLDQILIEGESAKRKMIEANLRLVVAVAKRYQKRHMDLLDLIQEGTLGLERGVIKFDPSRGYKFSTYAYWWIRQGITRAIASQSRTIRLPSHVTEKLNKIKKAQHELGQQLGRTATLLEIAQVVGLSSAQIREYLAFARQPASLNQVIGVGEAKEVERQELLPDERISPDDYVTEIALCEEVIDLLKQLPLQQRKILSLRFGLEDGQALSLSQVGLRLQLSKERVRQLERQALVVLRQCVSSQP from the coding sequence ATGGCTCTGAATTCAATTGACCTTTATCTACAAGAAATTGGTCGTGTTCCCCTGCTGACACCTACACAGGAAGTGGAATATGGGAAACAAGTGCAACTGCTTGTCAAGCTTCAGCAAGTTCGAGAAGATTTCATACAGCGTCTTCACCGAAATCCTACTATGGAGGAATGGATACGTGCTGCTCAACTTTCTAGCAGCCAACAGTTAGACCAGATTCTGATCGAAGGTGAATCTGCCAAGCGAAAAATGATTGAGGCGAATCTTCGATTAGTGGTTGCTGTTGCAAAACGCTACCAGAAGCGTCACATGGATTTGCTTGACTTGATTCAAGAAGGAACGCTCGGTCTAGAGCGCGGCGTAATTAAGTTCGATCCGAGTCGAGGCTATAAGTTTTCTACTTATGCGTACTGGTGGATTCGTCAGGGAATTACACGGGCGATCGCATCTCAGTCACGAACGATTCGCTTACCCAGTCATGTAACTGAAAAACTCAACAAAATTAAGAAGGCACAACACGAATTAGGTCAGCAACTGGGACGAACAGCAACTCTGCTTGAAATTGCTCAGGTTGTGGGTTTATCTTCCGCTCAAATTCGAGAATATCTGGCATTTGCCCGTCAACCTGCCTCGCTCAATCAGGTAATTGGAGTCGGAGAAGCAAAGGAGGTCGAGCGACAAGAACTATTGCCTGACGAGAGAATCTCACCCGATGACTACGTGACTGAAATAGCGCTGTGTGAGGAAGTCATTGATCTGTTAAAGCAACTACCTCTACAACAGCGTAAAATTCTAAGCTTACGATTCGGATTAGAGGATGGTCAAGCACTCTCTTTGTCTCAAGTTGGTCTGCGTTTGCAGTTGAGCAAAGAGCGTGTTCGACAACTAGAACGTCAAGCGCTGGTAGTCTTACGACAGTGTGTAAGTTCTCAACCTTAG
- the rppB gene encoding two-component system sensor histidine kinase RppB translates to MYYSSVKFNGLGYHASLPALALELDSSSRIMLANFNDTVTQFILKIKLSFGQHSFNSMHQSQLFNRTRLKLAAWYAGVMGLILSGCGIAIYLHLAQVHWTAIDDEIETLAGTLHDSLEPILDKPGELSDRVEQVLPGLCRSQTACKTPPPSSHIHVLGVSTQDLYYIQFLNLSLQRIGTVNTPPQATPQVQTQPWRTIVDNQGQRYHQVSLQLKTSTGQSWGYLQVGRTLESYDDHLQSLKIFFLLGTPIAILVIGAASWGLAGIAMRPVYDSYQQIQQFTADAAHELRTPLAAIQATVEATLETTPLSLSEAQGTLQTIERQNARLSQLVQDLLMLSRMDLKVFPIKRQVVCLNDVVQDLVEELAAFALSAHITLKLQLTVHQPVNIIGDEEQLYRLVTNLITNAIQYTPSEGTVTVRLSVEDQTALIQVQDTGVGIAAEDQPRVFDRFYRVSSDRSRHTGGAGLGLAIAQAIVDAHHGKIQVQSQLGKGSQFTVQLPLKNSRS, encoded by the coding sequence ATGTATTATAGCAGCGTGAAGTTTAATGGTTTAGGGTATCACGCTTCTCTTCCAGCGTTAGCTTTAGAGTTGGATTCATCTTCGCGCATCATGTTAGCAAACTTCAACGATACGGTCACTCAATTTATTCTTAAAATCAAGCTATCATTTGGTCAGCACTCATTCAATTCCATGCACCAAAGCCAACTGTTTAATCGAACTCGTCTGAAACTCGCAGCCTGGTATGCAGGCGTGATGGGATTAATTTTAAGCGGTTGTGGAATTGCTATCTATCTTCATTTAGCACAGGTGCATTGGACTGCGATCGACGATGAAATCGAAACTCTCGCAGGAACATTACACGATAGCTTAGAGCCGATCCTAGACAAACCGGGAGAACTGAGTGATCGCGTTGAGCAGGTTTTACCCGGTCTCTGCCGCAGTCAGACTGCATGTAAAACGCCGCCACCGTCGTCACATATTCACGTCTTAGGAGTCAGTACTCAAGATTTGTACTACATTCAGTTTCTTAATCTCTCTTTGCAGCGCATAGGAACAGTGAATACCCCTCCACAAGCCACACCTCAAGTTCAAACGCAACCTTGGCGAACGATTGTTGACAATCAAGGACAACGCTACCACCAGGTTTCATTACAATTAAAAACTTCAACCGGACAGTCTTGGGGATATTTACAGGTAGGACGAACGCTCGAAAGCTATGATGATCATCTACAATCCCTGAAAATCTTCTTTTTGTTAGGAACGCCGATCGCGATTCTAGTAATCGGTGCAGCAAGTTGGGGACTGGCAGGAATCGCGATGCGTCCAGTGTATGACTCTTATCAACAGATTCAACAGTTTACTGCTGATGCTGCTCACGAACTGAGAACGCCGCTTGCAGCAATTCAAGCCACGGTTGAGGCAACATTAGAGACAACGCCACTGAGCTTATCTGAAGCACAAGGGACATTGCAAACGATCGAACGACAAAATGCAAGGCTTTCTCAACTCGTGCAAGATTTACTCATGTTGTCCCGCATGGATCTCAAAGTTTTTCCGATCAAGCGTCAGGTGGTTTGCCTCAATGATGTTGTGCAAGATTTAGTCGAAGAGTTAGCAGCATTTGCGCTTTCTGCTCACATTACACTGAAGCTACAACTAACCGTTCATCAACCCGTGAATATCATCGGCGATGAAGAGCAACTTTACCGACTGGTTACCAATCTCATCACAAACGCAATTCAATACACCCCTTCTGAAGGGACAGTGACTGTTCGATTGTCGGTTGAAGATCAAACCGCACTGATTCAGGTGCAAGATACAGGGGTCGGAATTGCCGCAGAAGATCAACCGCGTGTGTTCGATCGCTTTTATCGTGTCAGTTCAGATCGCTCTCGACACACAGGCGGTGCAGGACTTGGACTTGCAATTGCTCAAGCCATTGTAGATGCACATCACGGAAAGATTCAAGTTCAGAGCCAACTAGGAAAAGGAAGTCAGTTTACAGTTCAGCTTCCACTAAAAAATTCACGCAGCTAG
- a CDS encoding NAD-dependent epimerase/dehydratase family protein produces the protein MFNSSIPLSGAKVLVTGASGFIGRHLCQRLQAYQVEVYGVSRVEQSSSSAIRWLQGDVANFEDMRRIITQVKPDAIFHLAGHVTGARGVDAVVSTLQSHLVSTVNLLTLMAEFSGRRIVLAGSLEEPDAGEDPIPSSPYAAAKWSSSAYAQMFQHLYQLPIVRTRVFLVYGPAQMNFDKLIPYVTLSLLKGEAPKLSSGQRQIDWIYVEDVVEGLIAAAQAPGVEGDMFDLGSGTLTPISSVVHHINQLVNPSIQPLFGALPERPMEQVRIANIESSVTKLGWQPKVSLEEGLAKTVEWYSNYYNNPACCTS, from the coding sequence ATGTTTAATTCATCAATCCCTCTCTCAGGCGCAAAGGTTTTAGTAACTGGGGCAAGTGGCTTTATTGGTCGGCATCTCTGTCAGAGACTTCAGGCGTATCAAGTAGAAGTTTACGGTGTCTCTCGCGTTGAACAATCTTCCAGTTCTGCAATTCGGTGGTTACAGGGAGATGTCGCGAACTTCGAGGATATGCGGCGAATTATTACCCAGGTAAAACCGGATGCTATTTTTCATTTAGCAGGTCATGTCACTGGCGCACGCGGAGTTGATGCGGTCGTTTCTACATTGCAAAGCCATCTTGTTAGTACAGTAAACTTGTTGACGCTAATGGCTGAATTTAGCGGACGGAGAATTGTGTTAGCAGGATCGTTAGAAGAACCCGATGCAGGGGAAGATCCGATTCCGTCCTCGCCTTATGCTGCTGCAAAATGGTCAAGCAGTGCTTATGCTCAAATGTTTCAGCATTTGTATCAGTTACCGATCGTCAGAACGCGCGTGTTTCTAGTGTATGGACCTGCACAAATGAATTTTGACAAGTTAATTCCCTATGTTACACTCTCTTTGCTAAAAGGAGAAGCCCCGAAGCTCAGTAGCGGTCAACGCCAGATCGATTGGATTTACGTCGAGGATGTAGTTGAAGGTCTGATTGCAGCAGCACAAGCGCCAGGGGTAGAAGGCGATATGTTTGATCTTGGCTCTGGAACATTAACGCCGATCTCTAGTGTTGTGCATCACATCAATCAACTGGTCAATCCTAGCATTCAGCCTTTATTTGGAGCCTTACCTGAGCGACCGATGGAACAAGTCCGCATTGCTAACATAGAGTCTTCAGTTACAAAGCTTGGCTGGCAGCCTAAAGTCTCTCTAGAAGAGGGGTTAGCGAAAACGGTCGAGTGGTATTCCAATTACTACAACAATCCTGCTTGTTGTACAAGTTGA
- a CDS encoding CbtB-domain containing protein, translating to MITRSHSSFSQRAVCFTLSKPVQATLYVSLCALILWTVYFTTYPAAHDKVHSLRHRTLMVSCH from the coding sequence ATGATTACTCGATCGCATTCGTCTTTTTCTCAACGAGCCGTTTGCTTCACGCTGTCTAAGCCCGTACAAGCAACGCTCTATGTTTCGCTTTGTGCTTTAATTCTCTGGACAGTCTACTTCACTACATATCCAGCGGCTCATGACAAGGTGCATTCTCTTCGACATCGCACGCTGATGGTTTCTTGTCATTAA